One window of Perca flavescens isolate YP-PL-M2 chromosome 6, PFLA_1.0, whole genome shotgun sequence genomic DNA carries:
- the LOC114556573 gene encoding uncharacterized protein LOC114556573 isoform X1, with product MKLPGLIELSLIFILVSNSKGDEWAVNVNRRINATLGSNVTIPCSFTFPSNIHTENVQVHWKKQGVKHNLSIIDKDLNAFVFHPNDTYVLEKYRGKTKLTGNKNKGDCTLKIFNISEYVPNIYVRVIAKDNYSFWKNTVTILVSGGKPVSLNTEPSPNFETTTTAMTGSTTVGTAREASLYMAIFIPVAALLIIIVVVAIIFCIKKRRSQSFTREESGYYENVSRASSNQAKREESCIKQDNNTLSEVKAIDEPVYINIEAIPSQMDQRMDHTDNIYGNVDYEK from the exons ATGAAGCTGCCAGGCCTGATTGAGCTTAGTCTCATATTTATCCTGGTCTCTAATTCAAAAG GTGACGAATGGGCTGTTAATGTCAACAGAAGAATTAATGCAACATTGGGTTCAAACGTGACCATACCGTGTTCCTTTACTTTTCCAAGCAACATCCACACTGAAAACGTTCAAGTTCACTGGAAAAAACAGGGGGTAAAACATAACCTTAGTATCATCGACAAAGACctaaatgcatttgtttttcacCCAAATGACACATATGTGCTTGAGAAGTACAGAGGAAAGACCAAACTCactggaaataaaaacaaaggtgACTGCACCCTCAAGATCTTTAACATCTCAGAGTATGTGCCAAATATCTATGTGAGAGTTATTGCAAAAGACAATTACAGTTTCTGGAAAAATACTGTCACCATTCTTGTGTCTG GTGGTAAACCAGTCAGTCTTAATACAG AACCATCACCCAACTTTGAAACAACAACAA CAGCCATGACAGGTTCCACTACAGTGGGCACGGCCAGGGAGGCTTCACTGTATATGGCTATCTTTATTCCAGTCGCTGCACTTCTGATCATTATTGTTGTCGTTGCAATCAtcttttgcataaaaaaaagaag GTCACAATCTTTTACGAGGGAGGAATCTGGATATTATGAAAATGTTAGCCGAGCATCATCAAACCAAGCCAAAAG AGAAGAATCTTGCATAAAACAAGACAACAATACACTTTCTGAAGTGAAGGCCATTGATGAACCTGTCTACATCAACATTGAG GCCATACCAAGTCAGATGGATCAACGTATGGATCACACAGACAATATATATGGAAATGTGGATTATGAAAAATAG
- the LOC114556573 gene encoding uncharacterized protein LOC114556573 isoform X2, with amino-acid sequence MKLPGLIELSLIFILVSNSKGDEWAVNVNRRINATLGSNVTIPCSFTFPSNIHTENVQVHWKKQGVKHNLSIIDKDLNAFVFHPNDTYVLEKYRGKTKLTGNKNKGDCTLKIFNISEYVPNIYVRVIAKDNYSFWKNTVTILVSGGKPVSLNTEPSPNFETTTTMTGSTTVGTAREASLYMAIFIPVAALLIIIVVVAIIFCIKKRRSQSFTREESGYYENVSRASSNQAKREESCIKQDNNTLSEVKAIDEPVYINIEAIPSQMDQRMDHTDNIYGNVDYEK; translated from the exons ATGAAGCTGCCAGGCCTGATTGAGCTTAGTCTCATATTTATCCTGGTCTCTAATTCAAAAG GTGACGAATGGGCTGTTAATGTCAACAGAAGAATTAATGCAACATTGGGTTCAAACGTGACCATACCGTGTTCCTTTACTTTTCCAAGCAACATCCACACTGAAAACGTTCAAGTTCACTGGAAAAAACAGGGGGTAAAACATAACCTTAGTATCATCGACAAAGACctaaatgcatttgtttttcacCCAAATGACACATATGTGCTTGAGAAGTACAGAGGAAAGACCAAACTCactggaaataaaaacaaaggtgACTGCACCCTCAAGATCTTTAACATCTCAGAGTATGTGCCAAATATCTATGTGAGAGTTATTGCAAAAGACAATTACAGTTTCTGGAAAAATACTGTCACCATTCTTGTGTCTG GTGGTAAACCAGTCAGTCTTAATACAG AACCATCACCCAACTTTGAAACAACAACAA CCATGACAGGTTCCACTACAGTGGGCACGGCCAGGGAGGCTTCACTGTATATGGCTATCTTTATTCCAGTCGCTGCACTTCTGATCATTATTGTTGTCGTTGCAATCAtcttttgcataaaaaaaagaag GTCACAATCTTTTACGAGGGAGGAATCTGGATATTATGAAAATGTTAGCCGAGCATCATCAAACCAAGCCAAAAG AGAAGAATCTTGCATAAAACAAGACAACAATACACTTTCTGAAGTGAAGGCCATTGATGAACCTGTCTACATCAACATTGAG GCCATACCAAGTCAGATGGATCAACGTATGGATCACACAGACAATATATATGGAAATGTGGATTATGAAAAATAG